From the Bacteroidia bacterium genome, one window contains:
- a CDS encoding T9SS type A sorting domain-containing protein, whose product MIRSTRMILCMVLFITIAVPSLHAQIVFDGSPGTAAPPATLGPYTMMTFPADPRPDFTNLTTVTGPNGDVIFDQNMLRATPGVSWNPGWSHGYTGPIYYRGGNDVTMTMPANTVAFYFYAEPNIHSTFTFTATAQDNTSSGPISVAGAGGAKYFGFYSTNGVPLVSIAVSVSGSPSGFAVGEFGIYQCAAPTIAVTVTPAMLWPPNHTMATINATVAVTADCGGDVITLESVTSNEPDNGPEDGNTINDIQGVSTGTADYEFMVRKERSGIGTGREYTATYMVTDGAGNTATASAVVSVPLSLAKNGADVSVVPGIIELEQNYPNPFNPSTTINYVVPEAGRVTLAIFDMMGREIAMLVNEEQESGRYSVSFDASHLPSGNYISRLSMGDQSVIRTMTLSK is encoded by the coding sequence ATGATCCGTTCCACACGCATGATTCTGTGCATGGTGCTTTTCATCACCATTGCGGTGCCGTCACTTCACGCGCAAATCGTCTTCGATGGATCGCCCGGTACCGCGGCACCACCCGCAACGTTGGGTCCGTACACTATGATGACGTTTCCCGCCGATCCGCGGCCGGATTTCACGAACCTGACGACGGTTACCGGACCCAACGGTGACGTGATCTTCGATCAGAACATGTTGCGCGCGACTCCCGGAGTAAGCTGGAATCCCGGATGGAGTCACGGATATACCGGCCCGATTTATTATCGCGGAGGCAATGATGTGACGATGACAATGCCCGCCAATACGGTCGCGTTTTACTTTTATGCGGAACCGAACATACACAGCACTTTCACCTTCACCGCGACAGCTCAGGACAATACTTCGTCCGGTCCGATCAGCGTCGCAGGTGCCGGGGGTGCGAAGTATTTCGGATTTTATTCGACGAACGGCGTGCCGCTCGTCAGCATCGCTGTGTCGGTTTCCGGTAGTCCGTCGGGATTTGCTGTGGGTGAATTCGGCATTTACCAGTGCGCAGCTCCGACCATCGCGGTTACGGTGACGCCGGCGATGTTATGGCCGCCGAATCACACTATGGCGACAATCAACGCCACTGTCGCCGTCACAGCGGACTGCGGTGGCGATGTGATCACCCTGGAGTCCGTGACCAGCAACGAGCCGGACAATGGACCCGAGGACGGAAACACGATCAACGACATTCAGGGTGTCAGCACAGGTACCGCTGACTATGAATTCATGGTGCGTAAAGAACGTTCGGGCATCGGTACGGGTCGCGAGTATACCGCTACCTATATGGTCACGGACGGTGCCGGCAACACGGCCACAGCATCCGCTGTCGTTTCTGTTCCGTTGAGTCTGGCGAAAAACGGAGCCGACGTCTCTGTTGTGCCTGGAATTATCGAACTGGAGCAGAATTATCCGAATCCCTTCAATCCATCGACGACCATCAATTACGTGGTACCCGAAGCAGGGAGAGTCACTCTCGCTATCTTTGATATGATGGGCCGCGAAATCGCGATGCTCGTCAACGAAGAGCAGGAGAGCGGTCGGTACAGTGTCAGTTTCGACGCTTCGCACCTCCCCAGCGGGAACTACATTTCCCGCCTCTCCATGGGTGACCAGTCCGTGATACGCACGATGACGTTGTCGAAATAG
- the glgB gene encoding 1,4-alpha-glucan branching protein GlgB, which produces MRSTVNVEDIYRIIYTEHYDPYTVLGIHKVVIEDHPATSVRAFMPLAAHAFVLREFADGTIGEYPMERIHEEGFWECLFPGEPEPFPYKLKRVLADGSDTVFFDSYAFFPQLTNFDLYLFGEGNHYRIYDKLGAHFKEINGIGGIEFAVWAPNARSVSVIGSFNGWDRRRHAMRVLGSSGVWEIFIPGIGDGELYKFEIKTHDGHVIDKTDPFARAMEVRPRSASIVATNNRYEWKDKAWLDHRAKISPLDGPVSIYEVHLGSWRHAPDHPGEPMTYRELAEYLVPWVRECGYTHVEFLPIMEHPFDGSWGYQVTGYYAPTSRYGSPEDFMYLIDAFHQAGIGVILDWVPAHFPKDGHALGYFDGTHLFEHADPRKGEHMDWGTLIFNFGRNEVRNFLLANALYWIDHFHIDGLRIDAVASMLYLDYSRNEGEWIPNEFGGRENLEAMNFLRQLNFALQANHPGVMVMAEESTAFPRITHAVDNDGLGFDLKWNMGWMHDTLQYFEKDPLFRNYHHSNLTFSLLYAFTERFLLPISHDEVVHGKKSLISKMPGDYWQQFANMRLFLGFMYGHPGKKLLFMGQEFGQWNEWNHDTQLDWNLLDFDAHKQLLTWFRDLNRVYRHERAMFEDDFSWEGFQWIDFEDSTRSLLSFERISRDKEERLVFLCNFTPTVHHMYRLGVTDAGEYVELLNSDATEYGGSGVGNMGRVTSEAHPMHQRDHSVLLSVPPLGILILKRV; this is translated from the coding sequence ATGCGATCGACCGTGAACGTCGAGGATATTTACCGCATCATTTACACCGAGCATTACGATCCCTACACGGTACTCGGTATACACAAGGTCGTGATCGAGGATCATCCTGCCACGTCGGTGCGCGCATTCATGCCGCTCGCAGCGCATGCGTTCGTGCTGCGCGAATTTGCGGACGGGACCATCGGTGAATACCCGATGGAGCGGATTCATGAGGAGGGATTCTGGGAGTGCCTGTTCCCCGGCGAACCGGAACCATTTCCGTACAAACTCAAACGCGTGCTTGCGGACGGCAGCGATACAGTATTTTTCGATTCCTATGCCTTTTTCCCTCAGCTGACGAATTTTGATTTATACCTCTTCGGCGAGGGGAATCATTACCGTATCTACGACAAGCTGGGAGCGCATTTTAAAGAAATTAACGGCATCGGCGGTATCGAGTTCGCCGTGTGGGCGCCAAACGCGCGGAGCGTCAGCGTCATTGGAAGCTTTAACGGTTGGGATCGACGAAGACATGCGATGCGTGTGCTCGGCTCCTCCGGCGTCTGGGAGATTTTCATTCCTGGCATCGGCGACGGTGAGCTCTACAAATTCGAAATCAAAACACACGACGGCCATGTGATCGACAAAACCGATCCATTCGCACGCGCGATGGAAGTCCGGCCCCGCTCCGCATCCATCGTCGCGACAAATAACCGATACGAATGGAAGGACAAGGCCTGGCTCGACCACCGCGCGAAGATCTCTCCGCTCGACGGACCCGTTTCGATTTACGAAGTCCACCTCGGATCATGGCGGCACGCGCCCGATCATCCGGGTGAACCCATGACGTACCGGGAACTGGCGGAGTATCTTGTACCCTGGGTGCGCGAATGCGGGTACACACATGTGGAATTCCTGCCGATCATGGAACATCCCTTCGATGGGAGCTGGGGATATCAGGTAACCGGATACTACGCGCCCACAAGCCGCTACGGATCGCCTGAGGATTTCATGTATCTCATCGATGCCTTTCACCAGGCCGGGATCGGCGTCATCCTCGATTGGGTTCCCGCGCATTTTCCGAAAGACGGCCATGCGCTCGGCTATTTTGACGGTACGCATCTCTTTGAACATGCCGATCCGCGGAAGGGCGAACACATGGACTGGGGGACCCTCATCTTCAATTTCGGACGAAACGAAGTCAGGAATTTCCTGCTCGCGAATGCATTGTACTGGATAGATCATTTTCACATCGACGGGCTGCGTATCGACGCCGTCGCTTCCATGTTGTATCTGGATTATTCACGCAACGAAGGGGAATGGATACCGAACGAGTTCGGCGGCCGTGAAAATCTCGAGGCAATGAATTTCCTGCGCCAACTCAATTTTGCCCTCCAGGCTAATCATCCCGGCGTCATGGTCATGGCCGAAGAATCAACAGCCTTTCCCCGCATTACACATGCTGTGGATAATGACGGACTCGGCTTCGACCTGAAGTGGAACATGGGCTGGATGCACGATACACTGCAGTATTTCGAAAAGGACCCACTTTTCCGAAATTATCATCACAGCAATCTCACCTTCAGTCTCTTGTACGCGTTCACGGAACGCTTCCTGCTCCCGATTTCTCACGATGAAGTCGTGCACGGGAAGAAATCCCTGATTTCCAAAATGCCAGGCGATTACTGGCAACAATTCGCGAACATGCGGCTTTTCCTTGGCTTCATGTATGGCCACCCGGGGAAAAAGCTCCTCTTCATGGGACAGGAATTCGGCCAATGGAATGAGTGGAATCATGACACGCAGCTCGACTGGAATCTTCTGGATTTCGACGCGCACAAACAGCTGCTTACCTGGTTCCGTGATCTGAACCGCGTCTATCGGCACGAACGTGCGATGTTCGAGGATGACTTCAGTTGGGAGGGCTTTCAGTGGATTGATTTCGAGGACAGCACCCGCAGCCTCCTATCGTTTGAGCGAATTTCACGTGACAAAGAGGAACGTCTGGTCTTCCTATGCAACTTTACACCAACAGTACATCACATGTACCGCCTGGGTGTGACCGATGCGGGAGAATACGTGGAGCTCCTGAACAGCGACGCTACCGAATATGGCGGGAGCGGCGTCGGGAACATGGGGCGTGTGACCTCCGAAGCGCACCCGATGCACCAGCGTGATCATTCCGTACTGCTCTCCGTCCCGCCGCTGGGAATCCTTATTCTGAAGCGCGTGTGA
- a CDS encoding peptidase, whose amino-acid sequence MKNRSNLLTSILITSVALLLMRCGGKQDNHMMESEQLKLVRERIAMFAETEVSADLSALTERERACVLKLVQAGKLADAIFWMQSSHDAAAVRDSLATRDDDAAKDFLTYVMIHYGPYDRIFEGERFVGHGPERKPLGAGLYPPDMSREEFESWVAAHPEQRAALESPYTIIVRGDDGLRAVPYHTCYPQVHEMSRLLLEASELADNPGLRKYLALRAKAVITDEYYDSDMAWMDLKTNNIDVVIGPIENYEDGLFNYKTAYECAVMVKDPEGTRELQMFISHIDAFEKALPIESKYTRTSAGSGNILEVVNIVYFGGDFHAGVKTIAASLPNDPRVTEKKGGKKQMYKNLMEAKFDKIVVPIAERILDPALHPFVNRSSFTSFVTLHEVSHTLGMPYVYGKPELSVRRALKDRYSAIEECKADVLGLYNNMVLLDEKIITKEALKKSIVTYVAGLFRSLRFGAEEAHGKANLIQLNWLIDREAVIRSGKRWSINFDRFMPALTELAREVLMLEILGNYDGAGEMLTRYGGITPAIQETVAALAEIPRDLNTKYSVLR is encoded by the coding sequence ATGAAGAACCGAAGCAATCTCCTCACCAGTATTCTCATTACGTCCGTTGCACTGCTCCTCATGCGGTGCGGCGGAAAACAGGATAATCACATGATGGAATCAGAGCAGTTGAAGCTCGTACGAGAGCGTATAGCCATGTTTGCGGAGACGGAGGTTTCCGCTGACCTCTCGGCACTCACTGAACGCGAACGCGCCTGTGTTCTGAAACTGGTGCAGGCCGGGAAGCTTGCGGATGCCATTTTCTGGATGCAATCCTCACATGACGCGGCAGCCGTACGAGATTCGCTTGCGACGCGTGACGACGACGCAGCAAAGGATTTTCTCACGTATGTGATGATCCATTACGGCCCTTATGATCGGATTTTTGAGGGCGAGCGTTTCGTCGGACACGGCCCGGAGCGGAAACCGCTCGGGGCTGGTCTCTATCCGCCGGATATGTCGCGGGAGGAGTTCGAGAGCTGGGTGGCGGCCCATCCTGAGCAGCGCGCCGCCTTAGAAAGTCCCTACACGATCATCGTGCGCGGTGACGACGGTTTACGCGCGGTACCCTACCATACATGCTATCCGCAGGTACATGAGATGTCCCGCCTGTTGCTCGAAGCCTCGGAACTCGCCGACAATCCCGGTCTCAGGAAATATCTCGCTCTCCGCGCCAAGGCGGTTATTACCGACGAGTATTATGACAGCGATATGGCCTGGATGGATCTGAAGACAAACAACATCGACGTTGTCATCGGTCCCATCGAGAATTATGAAGATGGGCTCTTCAACTATAAGACGGCATACGAATGCGCTGTCATGGTAAAGGATCCGGAGGGGACACGGGAACTACAGATGTTCATTTCCCATATTGATGCATTCGAAAAGGCTCTCCCCATCGAAAGCAAGTACACACGGACGTCCGCAGGCAGCGGCAATATCCTCGAGGTCGTGAACATCGTGTACTTCGGAGGCGACTTCCACGCAGGCGTGAAGACCATCGCGGCGTCTCTCCCCAACGATCCCCGTGTAACGGAGAAAAAGGGCGGCAAAAAGCAGATGTACAAGAATCTGATGGAAGCGAAGTTTGATAAAATCGTCGTGCCCATTGCGGAGCGTATCCTCGATCCGGCTCTGCATCCATTCGTGAACCGCAGTTCATTCACAAGCTTTGTGACGCTGCACGAGGTCTCGCATACCCTCGGCATGCCCTACGTGTATGGGAAGCCGGAGTTGAGCGTACGCCGGGCTCTCAAGGACCGTTACTCCGCCATCGAGGAATGCAAGGCCGACGTGCTCGGTTTGTACAACAACATGGTTTTGCTCGATGAGAAAATCATCACCAAGGAGGCCCTGAAGAAAAGCATTGTCACCTACGTGGCCGGTCTCTTCCGGTCCCTGCGTTTTGGTGCCGAGGAAGCGCATGGTAAGGCAAATCTCATCCAACTCAACTGGCTGATTGACCGCGAGGCCGTCATACGGAGCGGAAAGCGGTGGAGTATCAATTTCGATCGTTTCATGCCGGCACTCACCGAACTCGCCCGCGAAGTGCTGATGCTGGAGATACTTGGTAACTACGACGGAGCCGGTGAGATGCTCACACGATACGGCGGCATCACACCTGCGATACAGGAAACCGTAGCGGCGCTGGCGGAAATTCCGCGGGATTTGAACACGAAATATTCTGTGCTTCGATAA
- a CDS encoding class I SAM-dependent methyltransferase — protein MNPIPGQSCRFCESSDGMSEHTVAEMMFGTGEHFAYHRCKHCGSMENREIPTDMSRHYPDGYYSFSTDPSLRNRVKQIAHRLRARHALWKRGGWPGRLLYHRFPDPMLASLGMLGLNTSARILDVGCGSGSMLYTLGELGFARVLGVDPFAPQDILFPHGAEIRKAGLGDVQETFDLVMFHHSFEHMEHPENVLAHGLRVLPPGGICLINTPNPVSEAWDTYGERWVQLDAPRHLFLPSPQGLEALATRIGFEVTNIRWNSTAFQFWGSEQYRMGIPLNDARSHAVNPASSPFSRQQIREWESMARVLNTNGRGDQYSICLRKPLR, from the coding sequence ATGAATCCGATACCGGGACAGAGCTGTCGCTTCTGCGAATCCTCGGACGGCATGTCCGAACACACTGTCGCGGAAATGATGTTCGGAACAGGCGAACACTTTGCCTATCATCGCTGCAAGCACTGCGGCAGCATGGAAAATCGAGAAATACCCACCGATATGTCCAGGCACTATCCGGACGGCTACTACTCCTTCTCCACAGATCCCTCCCTGCGAAACCGTGTAAAGCAAATCGCCCATCGGCTGCGCGCCCGACACGCGCTGTGGAAGCGGGGAGGCTGGCCGGGACGCTTGCTCTATCACCGCTTCCCCGATCCAATGCTCGCCAGTCTGGGCATGCTCGGTCTCAACACGAGTGCCCGCATACTGGATGTCGGCTGCGGTTCCGGTTCCATGCTCTACACGCTGGGAGAACTCGGTTTCGCGCGTGTTCTCGGTGTTGATCCTTTCGCACCTCAAGATATCCTGTTTCCTCACGGCGCAGAGATCCGGAAAGCCGGATTGGGCGACGTCCAGGAGACATTCGACCTCGTCATGTTCCATCATTCCTTCGAGCACATGGAGCACCCCGAAAATGTCCTCGCTCATGGACTCCGCGTGTTACCGCCCGGCGGCATCTGTCTGATTAACACTCCGAATCCTGTTTCGGAGGCCTGGGATACCTACGGCGAACGCTGGGTACAACTCGATGCCCCGCGCCATCTGTTCCTTCCGTCACCGCAGGGACTGGAAGCACTCGCAACACGGATCGGTTTCGAGGTCACAAACATCCGCTGGAACTCCACCGCATTCCAGTTCTGGGGCAGTGAGCAGTACAGAATGGGCATTCCGCTGAACGACGCCCGGAGCCATGCGGTCAACCCCGCTTCGTCACCATTCAGCAGACAGCAGATCCGAGAATGGGAAAGTATGGCCCGCGTGCTCAATACCAACGGTAGAGGTGACCAGTACAGTATCTGCCTGCGTAAGCCGCTTCGCTGA
- a CDS encoding tyrosine-type recombinase/integrase: MTEKKLQGIAESFQTYLAEHGKHLNTIRSYGNDLRQFFTWCRSTFGSELDLSMLTRSDVQDFRAFLLTRNASPASVNRKVTALRQFFEFCRNRDFISSNPASNIGGVTADPKPPTVLLRKDALLLVRTAERQAGSLDASIILLLLHAGLRSSELCALTVGNVHLTPREGRLFIKGQRGKTTRFVFLSMRAQNSLRQYMRQRGISVLAKRLRNEALFLTHDGSPLTQQAVDQIVKRVGRLVGMAEITPSMLRNTYAANQLQSGASPEAVALTMGVASLKSIQRLKEHLDDDTDVE; the protein is encoded by the coding sequence ATGACAGAGAAAAAGCTACAGGGAATTGCCGAATCCTTCCAGACCTACCTTGCTGAGCACGGGAAGCATTTGAATACCATACGGTCGTACGGGAACGATCTCCGACAATTTTTTACCTGGTGTCGCAGTACCTTCGGAAGCGAACTGGATCTGTCGATGTTGACACGCAGCGATGTCCAGGATTTCCGCGCGTTTTTACTCACCCGTAATGCGTCTCCGGCATCGGTCAACCGCAAGGTGACGGCCTTACGTCAGTTTTTCGAGTTCTGTCGTAATCGCGATTTCATTTCCTCCAATCCCGCGAGCAACATCGGTGGCGTGACCGCAGATCCGAAACCGCCCACGGTGTTGCTCCGCAAAGACGCTCTCCTGTTGGTACGCACGGCGGAGCGGCAGGCGGGTTCGCTGGACGCGAGTATCATTCTCCTGCTGCTGCATGCAGGATTGCGGAGCAGTGAACTCTGCGCTCTCACCGTCGGCAATGTGCATCTCACACCACGCGAGGGGCGGTTGTTCATCAAGGGACAGCGGGGAAAAACCACGCGGTTTGTTTTCTTGAGCATGCGCGCACAGAATTCTCTCCGGCAGTACATGCGCCAGCGCGGCATTAGTGTGCTGGCAAAACGGTTGCGCAATGAGGCGCTCTTCCTCACGCATGACGGCTCCCCGCTGACACAGCAGGCGGTGGATCAGATCGTCAAGCGCGTGGGACGTCTTGTCGGCATGGCGGAAATCACACCGTCCATGCTGCGCAACACCTACGCCGCAAATCAACTGCAGAGCGGCGCGTCGCCGGAGGCCGTTGCGCTGACCATGGGAGTCGCATCACTCAAGTCCATTCAGCGACTCAAGGAGCATTTGGACGACGATACGGATGTGGAATGA
- a CDS encoding dihydroorotate dehydrogenase-like protein: protein MPNLTTSYLGLQLKNPVIAASSGLTKSVENLIACEQAGAGAVVLKSLFEEVLSERDFGVRDSVIDHTEAYDYYYARLELLYGAQDYTKLIRDAKAAVSIPVIASINCVSAEWWPDFAVQVQSAGADAIELNVFTTATDLTMDAKKVEELYFQILSTVKQKVSIPVALKIGAGFTALPNLAVEFGRRDLNGLVLFNRFTQPDIDIEQLKLRTTFSFSSPDEHHLPLRWIALMSHYLPYDLCASTGIKNAEHVIKMLLAGASSVQVASLLYKEGLGAIAPILSGLEEWMARNGFSSIAEFKGMLNFHKAGDPSKYLRTQFMEKISEVE from the coding sequence ATGCCGAATCTCACCACCTCGTATCTCGGACTGCAACTGAAAAATCCGGTCATTGCGGCAAGCAGCGGACTCACCAAGTCCGTCGAGAACCTCATTGCCTGCGAACAAGCCGGCGCCGGCGCCGTCGTTCTGAAGAGTCTGTTCGAAGAGGTTCTCTCCGAGCGCGATTTCGGTGTGCGCGATTCGGTCATCGATCATACAGAAGCGTATGACTACTATTATGCCCGTCTCGAACTGCTGTACGGCGCACAGGATTACACAAAGCTCATTCGTGACGCAAAAGCAGCAGTTTCCATTCCCGTCATCGCGAGCATCAACTGCGTCTCCGCCGAATGGTGGCCGGACTTTGCCGTTCAGGTGCAAAGTGCCGGGGCGGATGCCATCGAACTCAACGTGTTTACCACCGCCACGGACCTCACGATGGACGCTAAAAAAGTCGAGGAGCTGTATTTTCAGATCCTCAGCACGGTAAAACAGAAGGTGAGCATCCCCGTCGCATTGAAGATCGGCGCGGGCTTCACTGCGCTGCCGAACCTCGCGGTGGAATTCGGAAGGCGCGATCTGAACGGCCTCGTACTCTTCAACCGCTTCACGCAGCCCGATATCGACATCGAACAACTCAAACTGCGCACGACATTCAGCTTCAGCTCTCCTGACGAGCACCATCTGCCTCTCCGATGGATCGCACTGATGTCGCACTATCTGCCATACGATCTCTGCGCCTCCACAGGTATCAAAAATGCCGAACATGTGATCAAAATGCTTCTCGCCGGTGCGTCCAGTGTGCAGGTCGCCTCGCTGCTGTACAAGGAGGGTCTCGGAGCCATCGCGCCGATTCTGAGTGGACTGGAAGAATGGATGGCGAGAAATGGATTCAGTTCCATCGCAGAATTCAAGGGGATGCTGAATTTCCACAAGGCAGGCGATCCGTCAAAATATCTGCGTACACAGTTCATGGAAAAGATTTCCGAAGTGGAGTAA
- a CDS encoding IgA Peptidase M64: MKFKSTILLFVLLTVPATAQVDFHRFFLNKTMRVDYYHLGTRGEEKITLDKVFHEGPWAGSTKNLIDTLNLGEFLVRIYDLQSGMLLYSRGFSTVFNEWQTTAEAGRGVWKSFHESVRFPFPKRHVQLTLSRRNKYLIFEEKFSAVIDPNDPTVVSIERRAPASELVTLMDNGDMHRKVDILIIGDGYAAKDMEKFKADAKHFNDVMFDTSPFKERKKDFNVRALCAVSTESGIDIPDKNVWKNTALGSMYNTFGSERYVLTEANRELRDIASAAPYDFICILINDSRYGGGGIYQLYTTTYTIENNKGQEWQRDYVYVHEFGHSFGGLGDEYYSSSTGYEEFYPAGVEPWEPNITRLLDAPDVKWREHLTQGLSLPTDWGKKEYDELRSSISTLDRLAADYYAKRDPIMKRSKAITENPELLGKVGAFEGAGYISEGMYRPSLDCRMFSLTLGPFCKVCSAAIERQIDFYSN; this comes from the coding sequence ATGAAATTCAAATCAACCATCCTGCTCTTCGTCCTGCTCACAGTCCCGGCTACAGCTCAAGTTGATTTTCACCGCTTTTTCCTGAACAAGACCATGCGCGTGGATTATTATCACCTCGGCACGCGCGGCGAGGAGAAAATCACCCTCGACAAGGTGTTCCACGAAGGCCCATGGGCCGGGAGCACGAAGAACCTCATCGATACCCTGAATCTTGGGGAATTTCTGGTTCGCATCTACGACCTGCAGAGTGGTATGCTGCTCTATTCGCGTGGCTTCTCCACTGTGTTCAACGAGTGGCAAACCACAGCGGAAGCGGGCCGCGGCGTGTGGAAGTCGTTTCATGAAAGCGTTCGCTTCCCCTTCCCCAAACGCCATGTCCAACTCACGCTCAGCCGTCGGAACAAGTATCTGATCTTCGAGGAGAAATTCAGCGCGGTCATAGATCCGAACGATCCTACCGTTGTCAGCATCGAGCGCCGTGCGCCGGCATCGGAACTCGTCACACTCATGGATAACGGAGACATGCACAGGAAGGTGGATATTCTTATTATCGGCGATGGTTACGCGGCCAAGGATATGGAGAAATTCAAGGCCGATGCAAAGCATTTCAACGATGTGATGTTCGATACTTCCCCCTTCAAGGAGAGGAAGAAGGACTTCAATGTGCGCGCCCTCTGTGCCGTCTCCACGGAATCCGGCATCGACATACCGGACAAGAATGTGTGGAAAAATACCGCGCTCGGCAGCATGTACAACACCTTCGGTAGTGAACGGTACGTCCTCACCGAAGCAAACCGTGAACTCCGCGACATCGCTTCCGCGGCACCGTATGACTTTATCTGCATCCTCATCAATGACAGCCGCTACGGCGGCGGCGGCATCTATCAGCTCTATACCACCACGTACACAATCGAGAACAACAAGGGGCAGGAGTGGCAGCGCGACTATGTGTACGTACATGAGTTTGGCCATAGCTTCGGCGGGCTCGGTGACGAGTACTACAGTTCCTCCACCGGGTACGAAGAGTTTTATCCCGCCGGAGTCGAGCCGTGGGAACCGAACATTACGCGCCTCCTCGACGCCCCGGACGTAAAATGGCGGGAGCATCTCACACAAGGCCTCAGTCTCCCCACAGACTGGGGAAAAAAGGAGTACGACGAACTGCGGTCGAGTATCTCGACACTCGACCGACTTGCCGCCGACTATTATGCCAAGCGCGACCCCATCATGAAGCGTAGTAAGGCAATAACAGAAAATCCCGAGCTCCTCGGCAAGGTAGGCGCTTTCGAAGGAGCGGGCTACATCTCCGAAGGCATGTACCGGCCTTCTCTCGACTGCAGAATGTTCTCACTGACACTCGGCCCCTTCTGCAAGGTATGTTCGGCTGCGATCGAAAGGCAAATCGATTTCTATAGCAACTGA
- the aat gene encoding leucyl/phenylalanyl-tRNA--protein transferase: protein MNIISPDRLLAMYASGVFPMADGRSGPLLLFSPDPRTIIPLEDFHITHSLKKTWRAGRFDIRYDTCFERVMRECAARDDTWISEEIIRSYVLLHRQGNAHSVETWMDGELAGGLYGVALGGAFFGESMFHLRRDASKLALIALVERMLDKGMTLLDVQYSTQHLLTFGAKEIPRTSYLRLLEKAITQTVSFSD, encoded by the coding sequence ATGAACATTATCTCCCCGGATCGTTTGCTCGCCATGTACGCTTCCGGTGTGTTCCCGATGGCCGATGGACGAAGCGGTCCGTTGCTGCTGTTCAGCCCTGATCCGCGCACGATCATACCTTTGGAAGACTTTCACATAACACATTCGCTGAAAAAAACCTGGCGGGCCGGTCGTTTCGACATTCGTTACGACACCTGTTTCGAGCGGGTGATGCGCGAATGCGCCGCGAGAGACGATACCTGGATATCCGAAGAGATCATCCGCTCCTATGTTCTTCTGCACCGGCAGGGGAATGCGCACAGTGTGGAGACGTGGATGGATGGCGAGCTGGCAGGAGGCTTGTATGGCGTAGCCCTCGGGGGGGCGTTTTTCGGAGAATCGATGTTTCATCTGCGACGCGACGCTTCCAAGCTCGCGCTCATCGCACTGGTAGAACGTATGTTGGATAAGGGAATGACGTTGCTCGATGTGCAGTACAGCACACAGCATCTCCTTACTTTCGGGGCTAAAGAGATACCGCGAACGAGCTATCTGCGTCTGCTGGAAAAAGCGATTACCCAGACGGTATCTTTTTCGGATTGA